The following coding sequences lie in one SAR324 cluster bacterium genomic window:
- the galE gene encoding UDP-glucose 4-epimerase GalE, which yields MSATQCRVLVVGGAGYIGSHVVKALLRAGFQVTVFDNLSSGLRQNLQPGASFIHGDLLIPPQIREACRNIDAVIHLAALKAAGESMVIPDKYAVHNISGTINLLNEVVAAGINKFIFSSTAAVYGDPQYVPIDEKHPTQPANFYGFTKLEIERILDWYGRLKNLNHVCLRYFNAAGYDVEGEINGLEQSPANLLPIVMEAIVGKREKVMVFGDDYETRDGSCIRDYIHVTDLASGHVRALEYLLKGQPSLIVNLGTSQGLTVFEMLKAAREMSGIDFTVEQAPRRPGDPPVVLATSQKALEVLGWSPVHSDVKTLIQTMLKAYGFSKR from the coding sequence ATGAGTGCTACACAGTGCAGGGTTTTGGTGGTCGGTGGCGCAGGTTACATTGGGAGTCATGTGGTCAAGGCTCTTCTGCGTGCCGGTTTTCAGGTGACAGTTTTTGACAATCTGAGTTCCGGATTGCGACAGAATTTACAACCTGGAGCCTCTTTCATTCATGGGGATCTGCTGATACCGCCGCAAATCAGGGAAGCTTGCCGGAACATTGACGCAGTCATTCATCTTGCGGCTTTGAAAGCGGCAGGTGAGTCCATGGTCATTCCTGATAAATATGCGGTGCATAACATTTCAGGCACCATCAACCTGCTCAATGAAGTGGTGGCCGCGGGCATCAATAAATTTATTTTTTCATCCACCGCCGCGGTTTATGGCGATCCGCAATATGTCCCGATTGATGAAAAACATCCCACTCAACCTGCCAATTTTTATGGTTTTACCAAGCTTGAAATTGAACGCATTCTTGACTGGTATGGTCGCCTCAAAAATCTGAATCATGTTTGTTTACGGTATTTCAACGCCGCAGGCTATGATGTCGAGGGTGAAATCAATGGACTCGAACAATCGCCCGCCAATTTGCTGCCGATTGTGATGGAAGCCATCGTGGGCAAACGTGAAAAAGTGATGGTCTTCGGGGATGATTATGAAACACGGGACGGCAGTTGTATCAGGGATTATATCCATGTGACAGATCTTGCCAGTGGCCATGTTCGCGCTCTGGAATATTTGCTGAAAGGGCAACCGAGTCTGATTGTCAATCTGGGAACGTCTCAGGGATTGACCGTTTTTGAAATGCTGAAGGCGGCCAGGGAAATGTCCGGCATTGATTTCACGGTAGAGCAGGCACCCCGACGTCCCGGTGACCCTCCGGTTGTTTTGGCCACCAGTCAGAAAGCCCTTGAGGTGTTAGGCTGGAGTCCTGTGCACAGTGATGTAAAAACACTGATTCAAACTATGCTTAAAGCCTATGGATTTTCCAAACGCTGA
- the can gene encoding carbonate dehydratase, which yields MKQLASLFKLNRQWAADKSKEDPDYFVRLAKEQRPSYLWIGCSDSRVPANEITGVDAGEMFVHRNIANMVVHTDMNCLCVIQYAVEVLKIPHIIICGHYGCGGIRSAMEKKSMGLLDNWLRNIKDIYYLNREQIDSIPEEDKRIDLMCEMNVHYQVFNLCHTNFVQQAWQREQPLSVHGWIYRMEDGILQDMELCISGKHQIEDIYHMDLHHS from the coding sequence GTGAAGCAACTTGCCTCATTATTTAAATTAAATCGTCAATGGGCTGCCGATAAATCAAAGGAAGATCCTGATTATTTTGTCCGGCTGGCAAAAGAACAACGACCTTCCTATTTGTGGATCGGTTGTTCAGACAGTCGTGTGCCGGCTAACGAAATCACAGGAGTTGACGCCGGTGAAATGTTTGTGCATCGGAATATTGCCAATATGGTGGTGCATACGGATATGAATTGTTTGTGCGTGATTCAATACGCTGTGGAAGTTCTGAAAATTCCACACATCATCATTTGCGGACATTATGGTTGTGGCGGGATCCGGTCTGCAATGGAAAAAAAATCAATGGGTCTTCTGGACAACTGGTTGCGGAATATTAAAGATATTTATTATCTCAATCGAGAACAGATTGATTCCATTCCTGAAGAAGACAAACGGATCGACCTTATGTGTGAAATGAATGTTCACTATCAGGTGTTCAATTTATGCCATACCAATTTTGTCCAACAGGCCTGGCAACGAGAACAACCGCTTTCTGTGCATGGCTGGATTTATCGAATGGAAGACGGAATTTTACAAGATATGGAACTCTGCATTTCAGGCAAACACCAGATTGAAGACATTTATCACATGGATCTTCATCATTCCTGA
- a CDS encoding SDR family oxidoreductase produces MKQKLAVVTGGNRGIGLETCRQLSLQGIQVILTSRDSQKGQKEADKLNVDYHPLDITIPASAQALKHYIQNKYKTLDILVNNAGAIFDHSKDSSTGIPFLSADPQTIRQSFENNTLGAFHVSQALVPLMLEQGYGRIVNVSTGMASLEDMNGGWYGYRMSKTALNALTRIMHDELQGKGIKVNAVCPGWVKTDMGGSNATRTVDKGAETIVWLATLPESGPSGGFFRDKKPIAW; encoded by the coding sequence ATGAAACAAAAACTGGCAGTGGTGACAGGTGGTAATAGAGGGATCGGCCTGGAAACATGCCGACAACTATCCCTTCAGGGAATTCAGGTGATTTTGACCAGTCGGGATTCCCAAAAAGGCCAAAAAGAAGCGGACAAACTGAACGTGGATTATCATCCGCTGGATATCACAATTCCAGCCAGTGCACAGGCCTTGAAGCACTATATTCAGAACAAATATAAAACTCTGGATATTCTGGTGAATAATGCCGGAGCGATTTTTGATCATTCAAAGGATTCATCAACCGGCATTCCGTTTCTTTCTGCTGACCCCCAAACGATCAGGCAAAGTTTTGAAAACAACACCCTGGGCGCGTTTCATGTGTCTCAGGCGCTGGTGCCATTGATGCTGGAACAGGGTTATGGTCGAATTGTGAATGTGTCTACCGGAATGGCTTCTCTCGAAGATATGAATGGTGGATGGTATGGCTATCGGATGTCAAAAACAGCACTCAATGCCTTGACCCGGATCATGCATGATGAGCTTCAGGGAAAAGGCATCAAAGTCAACGCCGTCTGTCCGGGATGGGTTAAAACCGATATGGGTGGTTCCAACGCGACTCGAACCGTGGACAAAGGCGCTGAAACCATTGTATGGCTTGCAACACTTCCTGAGTCTGGGCCCTCAGGTGGGTTTTTCAGAGATAAAAAACCGATTGCATGGTGA
- a CDS encoding adenylate/guanylate cyclase domain-containing protein, giving the protein MKLSIRFQIITLCIVLVLLAVVTVTWVSIARMTAQVDDSLYQTGQRVLENITQTRIKEFLEKAERMSVLLSRNNDMMEMLRENNATGLEQWLEMQSKTEIYALMEIFNKDRERLAKNRWLNKKDQDVEPFLTASDDTTLEKAKDYQISAELRAVVGGLLMKVYMPVVDPVNMNVLGVLIISFPMVNDWLDFIRGESEYQLTITNTKSPEIVTTFVTPEGLRMESLPEEVTQAIDLQNNGYLEKVSQFDQSYMVFFTPINDLRFVPRGHLVVWMSRELIEKTTREILTVLLFVAIAAIVICIILGLVVALGMTRPLMNLTNSVSDINFENLHMEEIDIKSPVKNELTILQDSFNMMRANLLRERDKMTVALNVFGKFVPRELLDKMTRGSMEQVEVGKMEFENFTLLSSEMYDFPRFQRLLSDKDLFQFMQNYTQEIAACIESYEGFGDKFSQGRFKAIFAHRDKQREVFHALHAAIMAQTTFKALSDKLAERFPDLNDPNFVVGIGIHTGTVYFGTLGSEFRMDLATMGNSVRISARLCHIARQYQCRIVASFETIQHLGENSPFKYRELDKIWIEEMGVPIQIYEIFDGDPLEIRELKEQMVDIFTDGIRHFRDQDWEAAFTCFQKCAEIYPQDHPTKLYLERLERFQSMELPTDWDGTVQGRVFRH; this is encoded by the coding sequence ATGAAACTTAGTATTCGTTTTCAGATCATCACCCTGTGTATTGTCCTTGTATTGCTGGCAGTGGTCACTGTGACCTGGGTCAGTATCGCCCGTATGACAGCTCAGGTTGATGACAGCCTGTATCAAACCGGACAGCGAGTCCTGGAAAATATCACCCAGACCCGCATCAAGGAGTTTCTGGAAAAAGCGGAACGCATGTCAGTCCTTCTGTCACGCAACAATGACATGATGGAGATGCTCCGTGAAAACAACGCGACAGGCCTGGAACAATGGCTGGAGATGCAATCCAAAACAGAAATTTACGCCTTGATGGAAATTTTTAACAAAGACCGCGAACGTTTGGCAAAAAACCGTTGGCTCAATAAGAAAGATCAGGATGTGGAGCCTTTCCTCACAGCATCCGATGACACAACGCTCGAAAAAGCCAAAGATTATCAGATCAGTGCCGAACTCAGAGCGGTTGTCGGTGGACTGCTCATGAAAGTCTACATGCCGGTTGTGGACCCGGTGAATATGAATGTTCTGGGGGTTTTGATCATCAGTTTTCCCATGGTGAATGACTGGCTGGATTTCATCCGGGGAGAATCTGAATATCAGTTGACCATCACCAACACCAAAAGTCCTGAAATTGTTACCACCTTTGTCACACCAGAGGGCTTGAGAATGGAATCCTTGCCTGAAGAAGTCACTCAGGCGATTGATCTGCAAAACAATGGTTATCTGGAAAAAGTCTCCCAGTTTGATCAATCCTACATGGTATTTTTCACTCCGATCAATGACCTGCGGTTTGTACCACGCGGACATCTGGTAGTCTGGATGTCTCGAGAACTGATTGAAAAAACAACCCGTGAAATTTTGACCGTTCTGCTGTTTGTGGCCATTGCCGCGATTGTGATTTGTATCATTCTCGGACTTGTAGTGGCCTTGGGCATGACCCGTCCGCTGATGAATCTCACCAATTCAGTGTCAGATATTAATTTTGAAAATCTGCACATGGAAGAAATCGACATCAAATCTCCTGTTAAAAACGAACTCACGATTCTTCAGGATTCGTTCAACATGATGCGGGCCAATCTGTTGCGTGAACGTGACAAAATGACAGTTGCGCTGAATGTGTTTGGAAAATTTGTTCCCCGTGAACTGCTTGATAAAATGACACGGGGAAGCATGGAGCAGGTGGAAGTCGGCAAAATGGAATTTGAAAATTTCACACTGCTGTCTTCTGAAATGTATGATTTTCCACGATTCCAGCGATTGTTGTCCGATAAGGATCTGTTTCAGTTCATGCAGAATTACACCCAGGAAATCGCGGCCTGTATTGAAAGTTACGAAGGTTTTGGCGACAAATTCAGCCAGGGACGGTTCAAGGCGATTTTCGCGCATCGCGACAAACAGCGTGAAGTGTTCCACGCACTGCACGCGGCTATCATGGCACAAACCACTTTCAAGGCGCTTTCAGACAAACTGGCCGAAAGATTTCCTGATCTCAATGATCCCAATTTTGTAGTCGGGATCGGAATTCACACGGGAACCGTTTATTTTGGAACACTGGGCAGTGAATTCCGGATGGACCTGGCTACGATGGGGAATTCAGTGCGCATTTCCGCAAGGTTGTGCCATATTGCCCGCCAGTATCAATGCCGGATTGTCGCCTCGTTTGAAACCATTCAACACCTTGGTGAAAACAGTCCGTTCAAATATCGGGAACTGGATAAAATCTGGATTGAGGAAATGGGTGTTCCCATTCAGATTTATGAAATTTTTGACGGTGATCCGTTAGAGATCAGGGAGTTGAAAGAACAGATGGTCGATATTTTCACCGATGGCATCCGGCATTTCCGCGATCAGGACTGGGAAGCCGCCTTTACCTGTTTTCAGAAATGCGCGGAAATTTACCCGCAGGATCATCCAACCAAGCTTTATCTTGAGCGCCTGGAGCGATTCCAGTCCATGGAACTGCCTACAGATTGGGATGGAACTGTGCAAGGGCGGGTATTCCGGCATTGA
- a CDS encoding ATP-binding cassette domain-containing protein gives MIRVDKLTKDFGTARVVDQISFEVKKGEVLGFLGPNGAGKSTTMKMLTCFLPPTSGTADVCGFNIQKHPIEVRKNIGYLPESAPSYQEMLVEEFLLFAGEIRGLTGKMLKNSVEKVLELAALKDVRYQMIETLSKGYRQRTCLAQSLIHEPPVLILDEPTDGLDPNQKHEVRTLIKHLSEQRAVLVSTHILEEVETICTRALIIAKGKLVADGTPEQLMARSRFHNAVSLTIETSAPDQVSGALKQLAQVDSVQITRVENNHLSVQLFPKAGQTLHQQVDEFLREKNMNVLELFVEKGHLDEVFRQVTTV, from the coding sequence ATGATTCGAGTCGATAAACTCACCAAGGATTTTGGAACTGCCCGGGTGGTAGATCAAATCAGCTTTGAAGTTAAAAAAGGTGAAGTGCTTGGTTTTCTGGGCCCCAATGGCGCAGGCAAATCTACCACTATGAAAATGCTGACTTGTTTTCTGCCGCCAACCAGTGGAACCGCGGATGTCTGTGGCTTCAACATCCAGAAACATCCCATTGAGGTAAGAAAAAATATTGGATATTTGCCTGAAAGCGCTCCGTCCTATCAGGAAATGCTGGTGGAGGAATTTCTGCTGTTTGCGGGAGAAATCCGTGGACTGACAGGAAAAATGCTCAAGAACAGTGTTGAAAAAGTTCTTGAATTGGCAGCCCTCAAAGATGTTCGGTATCAAATGATTGAAACGCTTTCCAAGGGTTATCGTCAACGCACCTGTCTGGCTCAATCCCTGATCCATGAACCACCCGTCCTGATTCTGGATGAGCCCACAGACGGACTAGACCCCAATCAGAAACACGAAGTAAGAACACTCATCAAACATTTGAGTGAACAACGGGCTGTTCTGGTATCGACCCATATTCTCGAAGAAGTGGAAACCATCTGTACCAGAGCGTTGATCATTGCCAAAGGCAAGCTTGTGGCGGATGGAACACCCGAACAATTGATGGCCAGATCCAGGTTTCATAATGCTGTCAGTCTGACCATAGAAACCTCCGCACCTGATCAGGTCTCAGGTGCCTTGAAGCAATTAGCCCAGGTTGACTCGGTTCAAATCACCCGGGTAGAAAACAATCATCTTTCTGTTCAACTGTTTCCCAAAGCTGGGCAGACCCTGCATCAACAGGTGGATGAATTTCTCCGTGAAAAAAACATGAACGTCCTGGAACTTTTTGTGGAAAAAGGCCATCTGGATGAAGTGTTCCGTCAAGTAACAACAGTCTGA
- a CDS encoding ABC transporter permease subunit, with protein sequence MNGWLPIFKRELFSYFRSPVAYVFIVIFLMASAGCTFLLGNFYKMNQATLEIFFLFHPWLYLFLIPAVGMRLWAEERRTGTVELLLTMPVNLFTVVFSKFLAAWAFITIALVLTFPMILTVQFLGEPDNGPIIAGYLGSALMAGAYLAISSCTSALTKNQVISFILSVIICLVLVLLGWGVMADVLNAVFPVWISDLISQFSFTTHFNAIRRGVVDLRDIVYFGSIIGFMLMMNVVILDSYKSL encoded by the coding sequence ATGAATGGTTGGTTACCTATCTTCAAACGGGAATTGTTCAGCTATTTTCGATCTCCCGTGGCCTATGTTTTTATTGTTATTTTTCTGATGGCCAGTGCTGGATGCACCTTTCTGCTGGGGAATTTCTATAAAATGAACCAGGCGACACTGGAAATCTTTTTCCTGTTTCATCCCTGGCTGTATCTGTTCCTGATTCCTGCTGTGGGCATGCGACTCTGGGCGGAAGAACGCCGAACCGGTACGGTTGAATTACTGTTAACCATGCCTGTAAATCTGTTTACCGTTGTGTTCTCAAAATTTCTGGCAGCATGGGCTTTCATCACAATCGCACTGGTTCTGACGTTCCCCATGATTCTGACCGTACAATTTCTGGGAGAACCTGACAATGGTCCGATCATTGCGGGGTATTTAGGCAGTGCCTTGATGGCCGGTGCCTATCTCGCCATCTCAAGCTGCACCTCCGCACTGACCAAAAATCAGGTCATCAGTTTTATCCTCAGTGTCATCATCTGCCTGGTTCTGGTTCTGTTAGGCTGGGGAGTTATGGCGGATGTTCTGAATGCGGTTTTTCCGGTATGGATTTCTGATTTGATCAGCCAGTTCAGTTTTACCACCCATTTCAACGCGATTCGCAGAGGTGTGGTTGATTTGAGAGATATTGTTTATTTTGGAAGCATCATCGGTTTCATGCTGATGATGAATGTCGTGATTCTGGACTCATATAAATCACTTTAG
- a CDS encoding SDR family oxidoreductase: METKTVVITGASSGIGKALAFEYAKRGYHLGLTARRLNLLEEIKQQVEQQYSSVKVEILELDVMDERAVFAVMSQFAERFRTLDVIIINAGVSLPCNPGTGKYEKIQKTFQTNLTGAIATIEASVEILKRQKSGQIVGISSVAAFRGLPGNAAYSASKAALSTYMEGIRNHLRKHHIDVTVLHPGFIHTPLVEKLDTPVPFMISVEKGARQIADLIEKRVYNSTIPVMPWSAVSKLMRAIPDKVWARFGR; this comes from the coding sequence ATGGAGACTAAAACGGTTGTGATCACAGGCGCGAGTTCCGGAATCGGCAAAGCGTTGGCCTTTGAATATGCCAAACGCGGTTATCATCTGGGATTGACAGCCAGAAGATTGAACCTGCTGGAAGAAATCAAACAACAGGTGGAGCAGCAGTATTCCTCGGTCAAGGTGGAAATCCTGGAATTGGATGTAATGGATGAACGGGCTGTGTTTGCCGTGATGTCGCAATTTGCGGAACGATTCAGAACACTGGATGTCATCATCATCAATGCTGGAGTTTCTCTGCCTTGTAATCCGGGAACAGGCAAATATGAAAAAATTCAAAAAACATTTCAAACCAACCTGACTGGAGCCATTGCGACCATTGAAGCCTCTGTGGAAATTCTCAAACGTCAGAAATCCGGACAGATTGTTGGCATTTCATCTGTCGCCGCCTTCAGGGGATTGCCCGGTAACGCGGCATATTCAGCGTCAAAAGCAGCTTTATCCACCTACATGGAAGGCATCCGCAACCATCTGCGAAAACATCACATTGACGTGACCGTGCTCCATCCCGGATTCATCCACACTCCACTCGTAGAAAAACTGGATACGCCAGTGCCATTCATGATATCCGTTGAAAAAGGCGCCCGGCAGATAGCCGATCTGATCGAAAAACGGGTTTATAATTCGACAATTCCTGTCATGCCCTGGAGTGCGGTTTCAAAATTGATGCGTGCGATTCCAGATAAAGTATGGGCAAGATTTGGCCGATAA
- a CDS encoding mechanosensitive ion channel family protein codes for MWFENYWNELNLFAKIGEQNLPEKIVGTIVLFFLFWSVDKIAEKILSLAIKDSKGAFIRKKLFFYLITFFLIILLGKLWLGGLQPISTFLGITAAALVISQKETLTNFMGWIFIQWRHLFSIGDRIEIVNNKGDVVDIGIFYFTLMEVGGWIQAEQSSGRLIKIPNSTVLNQPIANYMMGFPYIWHEIPVYLDFSCNWQKAEILLRGILDKCCEPATPARPDENYFIIFRHLTPTVYTHVSFIPPKGLVLTLRYLCNPRTRRDTESRIWKEILETFKDHEDVRLAIL; via the coding sequence ATGTGGTTCGAAAATTATTGGAATGAATTGAATCTGTTTGCAAAAATTGGCGAACAAAATCTTCCGGAAAAGATCGTTGGCACGATCGTTTTGTTTTTTCTCTTCTGGTCGGTGGATAAAATTGCTGAAAAAATCCTTTCCCTGGCAATCAAGGATTCCAAAGGCGCATTTATCCGGAAGAAATTATTTTTCTATCTGATTACTTTTTTCCTGATCATTTTGCTGGGAAAGCTTTGGCTGGGAGGATTACAGCCCATTTCAACCTTTTTGGGAATCACCGCGGCCGCATTGGTTATTTCTCAGAAAGAAACACTGACCAATTTTATGGGCTGGATTTTTATACAGTGGCGGCATCTGTTTTCAATCGGTGACAGAATTGAAATCGTCAACAACAAAGGCGATGTGGTGGATATCGGGATTTTTTATTTCACCCTCATGGAAGTTGGTGGCTGGATACAGGCTGAGCAAAGTTCCGGCAGACTGATCAAAATCCCAAATAGCACGGTTCTGAATCAGCCCATTGCCAATTATATGATGGGATTTCCCTATATCTGGCATGAGATTCCTGTTTACCTGGATTTTTCATGCAACTGGCAGAAAGCAGAAATTCTGCTCAGAGGCATTCTTGATAAATGTTGCGAGCCAGCCACACCTGCCAGACCTGATGAAAATTACTTTATTATATTTCGACACTTGACACCAACCGTGTACACTCATGTGAGTTTCATTCCACCCAAGGGTTTGGTTTTGACTTTGAGATATCTTTGTAACCCCCGAACTCGTCGTGATACTGAATCCAGAATCTGGAAAGAAATTCTGGAAACTTTCAAGGATCACGAAGATGTCCGATTGGCCATTTTGTAA
- a CDS encoding response regulator, which produces MGKFLIVDHTVPVVKSLMTLLAEFGFESISVTQSHAVFSVLEQESIELVLLEADMPVISGLRLLRQLRQTERFQELPIIMVATAANYSMLHDCLEYGANDYLIKPFHTKVLLSRIRMVLKHSSQTHKLLQQVQHRDQLLTQERQKRFRVTEALGQYRKFSNLWTILPDPLQQTFSKILDILGDDKVSLDKHQTELLTQLSSQYADNLSTLLNVNTLEDAVLIFKHRSRLALLEKISLFQGIKSSELMSLVYCLEEIEAEADRVLLTQGQPADSVYFVEEGCLEILVNDERVAQRNIGESVGEMSCLRGEMNASATVKTLLPSKILRIERDAFMEIVNSLPKLWQNVFRDTTTRFSQLSQRISELFQHTPQGLMKVDPQGNVSNEYSTQCTELLGVRQLTGKPVETLIFPKDEVQQEGWRQAFPILFEDSMMDFDMLIQLLPTETRFVLDNGASRECRLSYYPCWSSMKKLVAVDIGLEDITEERRLAREQEALKLEKNIIQKIYDDPDSYLNLIQLAEETLNELDEFEQHMDHPQQFNLVEMTRHLHTLKGISGIFLLNTMKSVVHTLEDHLKIDKTQQTIPVYLRTKIKQGIAELNQQVQYAQAILENMESEVRRRLLGIVIDRDVFENLKDNVFHERWPEVTRYFRQMDQVPVRKLVQHWDQELGKLNEKLDKMIRLRIEGDQFPISQQLALALEGPLGHLLRNCADHGIELPEERLSLGKEEWGIITFRAWQKEQNIVLEIQDDGRGIPEKKVIEKAKKHPQLDQQLVHQYIEENAVWKLLFIPGFSTAEQVTEVSGRGVGMDAVKTMVDEVGGTISIKSAQGKGSTFILTIPVHEEYSTRP; this is translated from the coding sequence ATGGGTAAATTTCTGATTGTTGATCACACCGTCCCGGTCGTAAAGTCATTGATGACATTGCTTGCCGAGTTTGGTTTTGAGTCAATTTCCGTGACACAATCGCATGCGGTCTTTTCTGTTCTGGAGCAGGAATCAATTGAGCTTGTTCTGCTGGAGGCCGACATGCCTGTGATCAGTGGTCTGCGGTTGCTGCGTCAACTCCGTCAGACAGAGAGATTTCAGGAGCTTCCCATTATCATGGTCGCAACCGCCGCAAATTATTCCATGCTGCATGATTGCCTGGAATATGGTGCCAATGATTATCTGATCAAGCCGTTCCATACTAAAGTGCTACTCTCCAGAATCAGAATGGTTCTGAAACATTCCAGTCAAACCCACAAACTTCTTCAGCAGGTTCAACATCGTGACCAATTGCTGACCCAGGAACGTCAAAAACGTTTCAGGGTCACAGAGGCCTTGGGGCAATACCGGAAATTTTCGAACCTGTGGACGATTCTTCCTGACCCCCTGCAACAGACTTTTTCCAAAATTCTGGATATTCTGGGTGATGACAAGGTCTCTCTTGACAAACATCAGACAGAGCTTCTGACACAGTTGAGCAGTCAATATGCTGACAATCTGTCAACACTTTTAAATGTAAACACCCTGGAAGACGCGGTGCTGATTTTCAAACATCGTTCCAGATTAGCTCTTTTGGAAAAGATTTCCTTGTTTCAGGGCATCAAATCTTCAGAATTAATGTCGCTGGTATATTGTCTGGAAGAAATCGAGGCCGAAGCGGACCGGGTTCTGTTGACACAGGGACAACCGGCGGACAGTGTGTATTTTGTTGAGGAAGGCTGTCTGGAAATTCTGGTGAATGATGAGCGCGTCGCACAGCGGAATATTGGTGAATCAGTTGGCGAGATGTCCTGTTTACGTGGGGAAATGAATGCCTCGGCCACTGTTAAAACATTGCTTCCCAGTAAAATTCTACGGATTGAACGGGATGCCTTCATGGAAATTGTGAACAGTCTGCCCAAACTCTGGCAGAACGTGTTCCGCGACACCACCACCCGTTTCAGCCAACTCAGTCAACGAATCAGTGAACTGTTCCAGCATACACCACAGGGATTAATGAAAGTGGATCCTCAAGGGAATGTGAGCAATGAATATTCAACCCAGTGCACCGAACTTCTGGGGGTGCGTCAATTGACAGGAAAACCCGTTGAAACCCTTATTTTCCCAAAGGATGAAGTCCAGCAGGAAGGATGGCGCCAGGCCTTTCCCATTCTGTTTGAAGATTCAATGATGGACTTCGACATGCTGATCCAGCTTCTTCCAACAGAGACCCGCTTTGTGCTGGACAATGGCGCAAGCAGGGAGTGTCGCCTGAGCTACTACCCTTGCTGGAGTTCCATGAAAAAACTGGTCGCGGTCGATATTGGCCTTGAAGACATCACGGAAGAACGGCGTCTTGCAAGGGAGCAGGAAGCGTTGAAACTTGAGAAAAATATTATCCAGAAAATTTATGATGATCCGGATTCCTATCTGAATCTGATTCAACTGGCTGAGGAAACCTTGAACGAGTTGGATGAGTTTGAACAACACATGGATCATCCGCAACAGTTCAACCTTGTAGAAATGACCCGCCATCTGCACACCCTCAAGGGCATAAGTGGGATCTTTCTGCTCAATACCATGAAATCAGTGGTTCACACGCTGGAAGATCATTTGAAGATTGATAAAACACAACAAACCATCCCGGTTTACCTGAGAACCAAAATTAAGCAGGGTATTGCTGAATTGAATCAACAGGTTCAGTATGCCCAGGCCATCCTGGAAAATATGGAATCCGAAGTCCGTCGTCGTCTGCTGGGAATCGTCATTGACCGGGATGTATTTGAAAATTTGAAAGACAATGTTTTTCATGAGCGCTGGCCTGAAGTGACCCGCTATTTTCGTCAGATGGATCAGGTTCCTGTCAGAAAACTTGTTCAGCATTGGGATCAGGAACTCGGCAAGCTCAATGAAAAACTGGATAAAATGATCAGGCTGAGGATCGAAGGAGATCAATTTCCCATCAGCCAGCAACTGGCGCTGGCACTCGAAGGCCCGTTGGGACATTTGCTCAGGAACTGTGCGGACCATGGAATCGAATTGCCGGAAGAACGTCTGAGTCTGGGCAAGGAAGAATGGGGCATCATCACCTTCCGCGCCTGGCAGAAAGAACAGAATATCGTTCTGGAAATTCAGGATGATGGCCGAGGGATTCCTGAGAAAAAAGTGATCGAAAAAGCAAAAAAACATCCGCAACTGGATCAGCAACTGGTCCATCAATACATTGAAGAAAACGCGGTCTGGAAACTCTTGTTCATTCCAGGCTTCAGCACTGCTGAACAAGTCACGGAGGTCTCAGGACGCGGCGTTGGCATGGATGCGGTCAAGACGATGGTGGACGAGGTTGGCGGCACGATAAGTATTAAATCTGCTCAAGGGAAAGGCTCTACTTTCATTCTGACAATTCCTGTTCATGAAGAATATTCCACTCGTCCTTAA